The DNA window CGTGCAGTATCCGGATCAGTCCTTCGATTACGTGGTGCTGAGCCACACCATCCAGGCGACGCGCAACGCCCGCCGCGTGCTCGACGAGATGCTGCGCATCGGTCGCCGCGTCGTCGTGTCGCTGCCCAACTTCGGGCATCTCGACGTTCGCTTCCGCTTGATGTTCCTTGGCCGGATGCCGGTGAGCAAGCGTCTGCCCTACTCGTGGTACGACACGCCCAACATCCATTTCTGCACCATCCGCGATTTCGTCGAACTGGCGGAAGATGTCGGCGCCCATGTCGATCAGGCGGTCGTTCTCGACGGGGCCGGCAAACGCCTGCCGTTCAGCCTGCCGTGGATCGTCTGGAATATTCTCGGGGCGCAGGCGGTGTTCCTGTTGTCGCGCAACGGCCGCTAACACGCTTCAACTGGTGGGGCCGGTGCGGTGCGGGCTCGGCAGGCCGGCCGGCGAGGGCAAAAGGACCGGTCGGATCGCAGGCGAGCGGACGCGGCGGATCACTGGTACGCCCTGGTGAAGATGCTTGGCCGCCTCCACGAGAATGACGCCGGCAAAGGCCGGCCACAGGCGAGCGCCGATCGCTTCCCAGCGGGCGCTGGCATGCATGAAGTGGCGGCGCGGCACCGGCATCACGTAGAGCGCCTCGTCCCAGGCGGTGGGCGAGAAGGATGTTTCCCGCAGGAGCTTGGTGATCTGACCACGCGAGAAAGGCCGGCCATAGCCGAAGGGCGAGGTGTCGACGCGCGCCCAGAGGCCGCGCCGGTTGGGCACGAGGGCCAGTATTCGGCCGCCCGGTGACAGCACGCGCCAAGCCTCCTTCAGCAGTTCAGCCGGATCGTTGGCCATCTCCAGGGCGTGGACGATCAGCAGCCGGTCGATCGAGGAGTCCGGCAACGGCAGCATGTCGTCGCAGACCAGTGCCGAGGCGGACGGGCCACCGGCGGGCCAGTTGACCGCCCCCTGAGCCGCCGGCATCAGCGCCAGCGTACGATCGGCCTCGTCGCGGAACGGGGCAAGATAGGGCGTCGCGAAGCCGAGGCCGGCCAGCCGGTCGCCGGTGACGCTCGGCCAGATCTTCCTGAAATGATCCGTAAGGATGGGCCGGATGACGTGGCCAAGGTCGCTCGAATAGAAGTCCCTGAGATCGACGACGTCGAGAAACATGCTGAGCTCCGGGGCGCCCTTGCCCTTTTCGCCATATTGATCGACTGTCGCTTCACCGCAATGGGCGGCCAATGCCTTTTTTCGCTAGAGCATCATCCGACCGGAGTGAAACGAGGATCGACAAGATGATGCTTCCAAAACAAGAACCTAGAGCGCCGATCTGATTCAATCAGATCGAACAGCGCTCTAAGCCGGTAAAGGAGGCTACCGATGGTCCCGAAGATCGACGTCATCGCCTGTCTCAGCGACAACTATGCCTATCTCCTCCGCGATGAGGAAAGTGGCGCGGCTGTGGTCATCGATGCCCCGGAAGCGGCGCCGATTCTTGCCGCCGTCGAAGCGTCCGGTGGTCGGCTCGATGCCCTTCTTCTCACCCATCATCACGGTGACCATATCGAAGGCGCTGCCGAGATTACCAAGCGCACCGGGGCGCGGCTCATCGGCGCGGCGGCCGACGCTCACCGGCTGCCACCGCTCGGCCAGGCGGTGGCCGATGACGAGAGCTTTTCCGTTGGTCCGTTTGGGTTCAGGGTCATTGCCACACCCGGTCACACGCGCGGGCATATCGTCTACTACGCGCCGGCTGCGCGGGCGCTGTTTTCCGGCGATACGCTGTTCTCGCTCGGCTGCGGCCGCCTGTTTGAGGGCAGCGCTCAGGATATGTGGGAGTCGCTCCTGCGCATCGCCGCGCTGCCGCCAGAGACGTCAGTCTATCCGGGACACGAATACACGGCGTCCAACGGACGCTTCGCGCTGGCGGTCGACCCTGCCAATGCGGCTTTGGCCGAGCGGCTTTCCGAGGTGGAAGCGTTGCGCGGCGCCGGTCAGCCGACGGTGCCGGTGACACTCAAGCGGGAGCTTCTCACCAATCCCTTCCTGAGAGCCGGCGATCCCCGACTTGCGGAAAACCTGGGATTTTCGGGCCATCCGGCGGTGGAAGTGTTCGCCGAACTGCGCCGCCGCAAGGATACGTTCAAGTAACAGCCCGGCGTGGCTTGCGCCGGAACGGCAGTGCGTCCCAGGCGGCGACAACCGCGCCGAGGGTGACGAGGGCGCAGGCGAGCGCCGTCGTCCAGCCGAGTGTGCCGTAGCCGGTGAGCGTGAGCAGCAGGGTCGACAGTACCGGCGTCGCATAGGCGGCGGTACCGATGAGCTGAATGTCGCCGTGCTTGACGCCGTGGTCCCACACGAAGAAGGCGAGCCCAACCGGAAAAGCGCCGAGCAGCAGCACCATCAGCCATTGAAACGGGTCGGCCGGCAGCACCGTCTGTTCAAAGGCGAAGTGACAGACAAGGCTGAGAAGCGCGGTCGCCAGGCAGAAACCGGCAACGGCTTCCGAGGGTACGCCGGCAAAACGTCGCGAGATCACCGAGTAGGCGGCCCACACGACGGCGGCGAGAAAGGCAGCCAGATAGCCCAAGGCATAGCCGCCGTCGAGCGATAGCGATCGGCCGGCCGTTACCAGAAGCGCCGCGCCGGAAAAGCCGAGCACCACACCCGCGAAGTGGTGAAAGCGCAGTCGCTCACCGGGCAAGAGGCCGGAGAACAGCACGATCAACAGTGGCCAGAGATAGTTGATGAGGCCGGCCTCGACCAGCGGCGCGGTGCGCAACGCCGTGAAATAGAGGGCATGATAGCCGAACAGGCCGAGCGTGCCGACCGCCCAAACCCGGAGGGGTTGCCTCAAAACGCCAGTGCGACCGCGGGCGATCAGCCAGATCGTGGCGATCGACCCGGACAGACCGAAGCAGAGCGCGTTGAGCAGAAAGGGCGGTACAGCGCCCGAACCGCCGGTGAAAACACCCAGCATCGACCACATGACAATGGCGGCAAGGCCGATCAGGGTGGCGCGGGCGCGGTTCGACATGAGGTGGCCTGATTTCCTGACGGTCTGAGAGTCGGTCCCGGAGAGGGGCGTGACGGGTCAGCATTTTCCCGAGAGTCTACGGAGGAATTTGCGAGCCTTTAACGGTATCGCGCTAGGCTGCGCAATATAGAACTAATGGATCATTGCATTGTTTTTTACCAATCGCCGCTGGATGGAGTTCGTCTTCGGCGTGGTCGTCCCGACCGCGCTGACAGCGCTGGCCGCTGCCGCGGTGGTCTATCTGGCCATGGCGCGCATGGCGGCGGAGGTAAACGACATCGACCGCCACGGTATCGCACGCGTGGTCGACGTGCTGAAGGACGAGGCCCTCGCCCGTATGGGGCTCACCGCTAGCGAGTTCACCATCTGGAATGCCGCTGTCCTGAATAAAGGCGATGCCACCTTTGCGACCGGTG is part of the Pleomorphomonas sp. PLEO genome and encodes:
- the metW gene encoding methionine biosynthesis protein MetW; the encoded protein is MTDLADLASDVRIDLKLIADLIEPGSRVLDIGCGDGALLELLERTRGVDARGIEISQEGVNAAVGRGLSVIQGDADSDLVQYPDQSFDYVVLSHTIQATRNARRVLDEMLRIGRRVVVSLPNFGHLDVRFRLMFLGRMPVSKRLPYSWYDTPNIHFCTIRDFVELAEDVGAHVDQAVVLDGAGKRLPFSLPWIVWNILGAQAVFLLSRNGR
- a CDS encoding DMT family transporter, producing MSNRARATLIGLAAIVMWSMLGVFTGGSGAVPPFLLNALCFGLSGSIATIWLIARGRTGVLRQPLRVWAVGTLGLFGYHALYFTALRTAPLVEAGLINYLWPLLIVLFSGLLPGERLRFHHFAGVVLGFSGAALLVTAGRSLSLDGGYALGYLAAFLAAVVWAAYSVISRRFAGVPSEAVAGFCLATALLSLVCHFAFEQTVLPADPFQWLMVLLLGAFPVGLAFFVWDHGVKHGDIQLIGTAAYATPVLSTLLLTLTGYGTLGWTTALACALVTLGAVVAAWDALPFRRKPRRAVT
- a CDS encoding methyltransferase domain-containing protein, with the protein product MFLDVVDLRDFYSSDLGHVIRPILTDHFRKIWPSVTGDRLAGLGFATPYLAPFRDEADRTLALMPAAQGAVNWPAGGPSASALVCDDMLPLPDSSIDRLLIVHALEMANDPAELLKEAWRVLSPGGRILALVPNRRGLWARVDTSPFGYGRPFSRGQITKLLRETSFSPTAWDEALYVMPVPRRHFMHASARWEAIGARLWPAFAGVILVEAAKHLHQGVPVIRRVRSPAIRPVLLPSPAGLPSPHRTGPTS
- the gloB gene encoding hydroxyacylglutathione hydrolase produces the protein MVPKIDVIACLSDNYAYLLRDEESGAAVVIDAPEAAPILAAVEASGGRLDALLLTHHHGDHIEGAAEITKRTGARLIGAAADAHRLPPLGQAVADDESFSVGPFGFRVIATPGHTRGHIVYYAPAARALFSGDTLFSLGCGRLFEGSAQDMWESLLRIAALPPETSVYPGHEYTASNGRFALAVDPANAALAERLSEVEALRGAGQPTVPVTLKRELLTNPFLRAGDPRLAENLGFSGHPAVEVFAELRRRKDTFK